In one Mustela lutreola isolate mMusLut2 chromosome 8, mMusLut2.pri, whole genome shotgun sequence genomic region, the following are encoded:
- the HIGD1C gene encoding HIG1 domain family member 1C isoform X1 translates to MIFSNHIYPLLLLVRKMSADNQWSADEEEGQLSRLIRKSRDSPFVPIGIAGFMTVVSYGLYKLKYRKDQKMSIHLIHMRVAAQGFVVGAVTLGVLYSMYKDYIRPRFFSVSKK, encoded by the exons atgattttcagcAACCACATTTATCCCCTCCTGTTACTAGTGAGAAAAATGTCTGCAGATAACCAGTGGTCAGCAGATGAGGAAGAAGGCCAACTCTCCCGACTGATCAGGAAATCTAGGGACTCCCCCTTTGTCCCCATAG gaATAGCAGGCTTTATGACTGTGGTGTCCTATGGTCTTTACAAGTTAAAGTACAGAAAAGATCAGAAAATGTCCATCCATCTTATTCACATGAGAGTTGCTGCCCAAGGATTTGTTGTAGGAGCTGTGACTCTAG gtGTTCTCTATTCTATGTATAAAGATTACATCAGACCTCGGTTCTTCAGTGTGTCCAAAAAATGA
- the HIGD1C gene encoding HIG1 domain family member 1C isoform X2, translated as MSADNQWSADEEEGQLSRLIRKSRDSPFVPIGIAGFMTVVSYGLYKLKYRKDQKMSIHLIHMRVAAQGFVVGAVTLGVLYSMYKDYIRPRFFSVSKK; from the exons ATGTCTGCAGATAACCAGTGGTCAGCAGATGAGGAAGAAGGCCAACTCTCCCGACTGATCAGGAAATCTAGGGACTCCCCCTTTGTCCCCATAG gaATAGCAGGCTTTATGACTGTGGTGTCCTATGGTCTTTACAAGTTAAAGTACAGAAAAGATCAGAAAATGTCCATCCATCTTATTCACATGAGAGTTGCTGCCCAAGGATTTGTTGTAGGAGCTGTGACTCTAG gtGTTCTCTATTCTATGTATAAAGATTACATCAGACCTCGGTTCTTCAGTGTGTCCAAAAAATGA